A stretch of Imperialibacter roseus DNA encodes these proteins:
- a CDS encoding alpha/beta hydrolase family protein, which yields MIRRPTLLILLLLAVSSIYQPAFSQSTQKTFVYGDALPDAPELSVRGSNAVGVQTIEVVNKNQVDVLSFAKDSLARYDRKLTLEVWYPTTAPAGLITYDEVMGQNCNPERPIIPFSFSGRATRKAAPLLKDGPYPLIIVSHGYTGSRYLMTYLTENLASKGYVVVSIDHMESTFRDADGFPSTLLNRSLDDLFVLNEIARLSKDKGSFLAGLVNTGNTALVGYSMGGYGAVNVAGGGYSPQAVELFGGMAGGSKALAVRMRGNAAFEASIDPRIKVIVAFAPWGMERGLWDAEGLAGIKIPSLFVAGSMDDVSGYEKGIKAIYEGAVNSDRYMLTYIDARHNVAPNPPPVEAMQPGLNINEYLRYADSVWDMRRINNINQHFVTAFLGMHLKGMAEYKKYLDVPVESSAEVWTGFKPRTSIGLQMAHDAPEK from the coding sequence ATGATACGTCGCCCTACCCTCCTTATCTTGCTGCTTCTTGCTGTTTCCAGCATCTACCAGCCAGCTTTTAGCCAAAGCACTCAGAAAACCTTCGTTTACGGCGATGCCCTGCCAGATGCCCCCGAGCTGTCCGTTAGAGGCAGCAATGCGGTGGGCGTGCAAACCATAGAGGTGGTCAACAAAAACCAGGTGGATGTGCTGAGCTTTGCCAAAGACAGTTTAGCTCGATACGACAGAAAGCTGACGCTGGAGGTCTGGTACCCAACCACTGCACCGGCAGGGCTCATTACCTACGATGAAGTGATGGGCCAAAACTGTAATCCTGAGCGACCGATCATTCCTTTTTCCTTTTCTGGAAGAGCTACCCGCAAGGCAGCACCGCTGTTGAAAGACGGCCCTTACCCGCTGATCATTGTATCACATGGCTACACTGGTTCCCGCTACCTGATGACCTACCTCACAGAAAACCTGGCGTCCAAAGGGTATGTGGTGGTGTCTATCGATCACATGGAATCAACCTTCAGAGATGCCGATGGCTTCCCCAGTACCCTGCTCAACCGTTCATTGGATGATCTTTTTGTGCTGAACGAAATCGCCAGGCTTAGCAAAGACAAAGGTTCGTTTCTGGCAGGGCTGGTGAATACCGGCAACACAGCGCTCGTCGGCTACTCCATGGGTGGCTATGGTGCTGTGAATGTGGCCGGAGGTGGCTACAGTCCACAAGCCGTGGAGCTATTTGGTGGCATGGCGGGGGGTAGCAAGGCTTTGGCCGTACGAATGAGGGGCAATGCTGCTTTTGAAGCTTCCATCGATCCGAGGATCAAAGTAATTGTGGCCTTTGCTCCATGGGGCATGGAAAGAGGACTTTGGGATGCAGAAGGATTAGCCGGTATCAAGATTCCGTCGCTGTTTGTCGCTGGCAGCATGGACGATGTGTCGGGCTACGAAAAGGGCATCAAAGCTATTTATGAAGGCGCTGTCAATTCCGACAGATATATGCTCACATACATAGACGCACGGCACAATGTGGCGCCCAACCCACCGCCCGTGGAGGCTATGCAGCCAGGATTGAATATCAACGAATACCTGCGCTACGCCGACTCGGTGTGGGACATGCGCCGCATCAATAATATCAACCAGCACTTCGTGACTGCCTTTCTGGGTATGCATTTGAAGGGGATGGCGGAGTATAAGAAGTACCTGGATGTGCCTGTTGAGTCAAGTGCAGAGGTGTGGACGGGCTTCAAGCCAAGGACTTCCATTGGTTTGCAGATGGCGCACGATGCACCGGAGAAATAG
- a CDS encoding type II toxin-antitoxin system PemK/MazF family toxin, whose protein sequence is MSRLSFGDVVLLKFPFTDNSASKRRPPLVISDFEDGDIIVCRITSRLYQIAFDIVLTNWEKAGLKLPSIVRIHKIATLTKNMVELKMGEIHRTDKDKARELVGKLSESNAH, encoded by the coding sequence ATGAGTAGGCTCAGTTTTGGTGATGTTGTGCTCCTGAAATTTCCTTTCACTGATAATTCTGCATCAAAAAGAAGGCCTCCGCTAGTCATCAGCGATTTTGAAGACGGCGATATTATCGTTTGCAGAATCACCAGCAGGCTATACCAAATCGCTTTCGATATTGTCCTGACTAACTGGGAAAAAGCAGGTTTAAAACTCCCCTCAATAGTACGAATCCATAAAATAGCTACACTGACCAAGAACATGGTCGAATTGAAAATGGGAGAAATTCATAGGACGGACAAAGATAAGGCAAGAGAGCTAGTCGGTAAGTTGTCTGAGAGTAACGCTCACTAG
- a CDS encoding SRPBCC family protein: MNAPTISDKDKLRLSYEFNAPKELVFNAFSTAEALNEWWGPVETKNSAISLDFRPGGVFHFSMKFGEHVNYGRFLFKTVNAHDLLEFTNAFADEKGNPIPAPFDVKLPVEIFYSLRFTETGGKTSIELTGEPFDATQEEIDGFNSIAEDMQRGFGATFSKLTDFLKK, translated from the coding sequence ATGAATGCACCAACAATTTCAGACAAAGACAAGCTGAGGCTGTCTTATGAGTTCAACGCTCCAAAGGAGCTGGTATTCAATGCCTTCAGCACAGCCGAAGCACTGAACGAATGGTGGGGGCCTGTAGAAACGAAGAACAGCGCCATTAGCCTCGATTTCAGGCCAGGTGGCGTGTTCCATTTCAGTATGAAGTTTGGCGAACACGTGAACTATGGAAGATTTCTCTTCAAGACGGTTAATGCCCACGACCTGTTAGAGTTTACCAATGCATTTGCCGATGAAAAGGGCAATCCTATTCCGGCTCCTTTCGATGTAAAGCTGCCAGTAGAAATTTTTTACAGCCTTCGGTTTACCGAAACAGGCGGCAAAACAAGTATCGAACTAACAGGAGAACCGTTCGATGCTACACAAGAGGAAATTGACGGTTTTAATTCCATCGCCGAAGATATGCAGCGGGGCTTTGGTGCGACTTTTTCCAAATTGACCGACTTTCTTAAAAAATAA
- a CDS encoding OmpA family protein: MKNSSKSLIFLLSVALVFSGCAANKTKKGAAVGVVGGGAMGAVIGRASGNTALGAIIGAAVGGTAGALIGNKMDKQAAELEKTVPDAKVERVGEGIVVEFSSDVLFGFDKSDLSSESKTSLDKLVKVLNAYPDTDIEVQGHTDSKGSESYNQGLSERRASTSSNYIRSQGIAYNRVRIKGFGESVPKYNNGRSSGQAQNRRVEFLISANEKMKAEAAKEASN; encoded by the coding sequence ATGAAAAATTCAAGTAAGAGTTTGATCTTCCTTTTAAGCGTGGCTTTGGTCTTTTCAGGCTGTGCTGCCAATAAAACTAAGAAAGGGGCAGCTGTTGGCGTAGTTGGTGGAGGCGCCATGGGAGCCGTTATTGGCAGGGCTTCTGGAAACACAGCCTTGGGTGCTATTATCGGAGCCGCCGTTGGGGGCACTGCCGGCGCTTTGATTGGCAACAAAATGGACAAGCAGGCCGCTGAACTGGAAAAAACCGTTCCCGATGCAAAAGTGGAAAGAGTAGGAGAGGGCATCGTGGTCGAATTTAGTAGCGACGTGCTCTTCGGGTTTGATAAATCTGACCTTTCGTCAGAATCAAAGACTTCGCTGGATAAGCTGGTGAAAGTGCTCAACGCTTATCCCGACACGGACATTGAAGTGCAGGGGCATACTGACAGCAAAGGATCTGAGTCTTATAATCAGGGTTTGTCGGAAAGAAGGGCAAGTACTTCATCAAACTACATAAGGAGCCAGGGAATCGCCTACAACAGGGTGCGCATCAAAGGGTTTGGTGAATCGGTGCCGAAATACAACAACGGTAGGTCTAGCGGACAGGCCCAAAACCGTAGGGTGGAATTCCTGATCTCTGCCAACGAAAAAATGAAGGCAGAAGCTGCCAAAGAAGCCTCTAACTAA
- a CDS encoding SRPBCC family protein, which produces MAKDHLDTSDRELRISRLFNAPIELVWEVWTDPNHLKNWWGPNGFTTDISQMDVHPGGQWSQVMHGPDGTDYPNESIFKEVIRHKKIVYKHVSSPSFLTTVEFESQGKKTLMHWHMLFESREQFIEVVKKYGADEGLKQNIEKLAQYLTKFVAKK; this is translated from the coding sequence ATGGCAAAAGATCATTTAGATACTTCAGACAGAGAGCTACGGATCTCCAGACTGTTCAATGCCCCCATTGAGCTGGTGTGGGAAGTGTGGACTGACCCCAATCACCTGAAAAACTGGTGGGGGCCGAATGGCTTCACAACCGACATCAGTCAAATGGACGTGCACCCCGGCGGACAATGGTCGCAGGTGATGCATGGGCCAGACGGCACCGACTACCCGAACGAAAGCATTTTCAAAGAAGTGATCAGGCATAAAAAAATTGTGTATAAGCATGTCTCTTCTCCATCGTTTTTAACGACGGTTGAGTTTGAAAGTCAGGGCAAAAAAACACTGATGCACTGGCACATGCTGTTCGAAAGCAGGGAGCAATTCATAGAAGTAGTGAAAAAGTACGGTGCCGACGAAGGCTTGAAACAGAACATCGAAAAACTTGCCCAATACCTGACAAAGTTTGTCGCCAAAAAATGA
- a CDS encoding alpha/beta fold hydrolase — translation MNRLLTLIALILFVFQPALAQNYDESKAGTYTYTLPPLLVDSNGKTIKNKSQWETSRRSEILQLFEDNVYGTMPKTFDSVSFKVLNDQPGVMQGAAHLKETDVTIYNNGQQATIHVVLFTPQQAKKAVPTFLLINNRSPKNTLASRDTIMGFWPAEQVIAAGYGIAAFHVSDAAPDDKNTYQNGLLRLFPNELARDNGMKAIGAWAFAASRVLDYFEKEETVDHKNVIVVGHSRGGKASLWAAAQDQRFAMCVTNCSGNTGAALSKRNFGETVEVINTAFPHWFNTNYKKYNGNEAALPVDQHMLIALAAPRPVYATNATEDLWADPTGTYLAMKNAEPVFNLYNRQSHLPATPPKPDSPIIAWPLSYHNRTGIHDLTFYDWAQFIIFADKYLK, via the coding sequence ATGAACAGACTACTGACCTTAATTGCCCTAATCCTTTTCGTTTTCCAACCTGCACTGGCCCAAAATTACGACGAATCCAAAGCAGGCACCTACACCTACACCTTACCGCCGCTGCTGGTAGACAGCAATGGCAAAACGATCAAGAACAAGAGCCAGTGGGAAACCTCAAGACGGTCGGAAATACTACAGCTATTCGAAGACAATGTATACGGCACGATGCCGAAAACATTCGATAGTGTCTCGTTTAAGGTCCTCAATGACCAGCCCGGGGTGATGCAGGGAGCGGCTCACCTGAAGGAAACCGATGTGACTATTTACAACAACGGGCAGCAGGCCACCATCCATGTGGTGCTTTTCACGCCACAGCAGGCGAAAAAAGCTGTGCCCACTTTTCTGCTGATCAATAACCGAAGCCCGAAAAATACCCTGGCTTCACGAGATACCATCATGGGCTTCTGGCCTGCCGAGCAGGTAATTGCGGCGGGCTATGGCATTGCAGCCTTCCATGTCAGCGATGCAGCACCGGATGACAAAAACACTTATCAGAATGGTTTGCTGCGGCTTTTCCCGAATGAGTTAGCCAGAGACAATGGCATGAAAGCCATCGGGGCCTGGGCCTTTGCGGCCAGCCGGGTGTTGGATTATTTCGAAAAAGAGGAGACCGTCGACCACAAGAACGTTATTGTAGTCGGCCACTCCCGTGGGGGAAAAGCTTCTTTGTGGGCAGCAGCGCAAGACCAGCGCTTTGCCATGTGTGTCACCAACTGCTCGGGCAATACCGGAGCGGCTTTATCAAAACGGAATTTTGGGGAAACGGTGGAGGTTATCAATACCGCTTTTCCGCATTGGTTCAATACCAATTACAAAAAATACAACGGTAACGAAGCGGCACTCCCTGTCGATCAGCACATGCTGATTGCCCTGGCAGCGCCTCGTCCTGTCTATGCCACCAATGCTACGGAAGACCTCTGGGCCGACCCCACCGGCACCTACCTGGCCATGAAAAACGCCGAGCCGGTGTTCAACCTTTACAATCGGCAGTCGCACCTGCCCGCCACACCCCCAAAGCCTGATAGCCCGATCATTGCCTGGCCGTTGTCGTATCACAACCGCACCGGTATTCATGACCTTACTTTTTACGATTGGGCGCAGTTTATCATTTTTGCGGATAAGTACTTGAAGTGA
- a CDS encoding mobile mystery protein A — protein MKAKRLQLDQLERKLKVYSSIKSTPIPPTGWIKTVRLALGISLQQVATKLSITRQSVLEIENREKNGSITIKSLREAANALDMDLVYGFVPKDGSLDALVERKARELATKIVRRTSNTMKLEAQENSESRLRMAISERASALKSEMPKVLWD, from the coding sequence ATGAAAGCTAAAAGGCTACAGTTAGATCAACTCGAAAGAAAACTAAAGGTATATTCGAGCATCAAAAGCACGCCTATTCCCCCAACGGGTTGGATAAAAACCGTTCGACTAGCCTTGGGTATTTCGCTACAGCAAGTAGCTACCAAGCTCTCCATAACCAGACAGAGCGTCCTTGAAATAGAGAATAGGGAGAAAAACGGGAGCATCACCATCAAGTCATTGCGTGAAGCGGCCAATGCCCTGGATATGGATTTGGTATATGGTTTTGTGCCAAAGGATGGCTCACTGGATGCGCTTGTTGAAAGAAAGGCCAGAGAACTCGCCACGAAAATTGTGCGCCGAACTTCCAATACCATGAAGCTGGAAGCTCAGGAAAATTCAGAGTCAAGGTTAAGAATGGCCATATCGGAAAGGGCATCTGCGCTAAAAAGTGAAATGCCAAAGGTGTTATGGGATTAG
- a CDS encoding amidohydrolase, which translates to MKRILTVCFMLACAPALLMGQAKKYSAKQIEALKKEAAAKVEANAKLAQVMVDKVFSFSELGFQEVETSKYLTGILEENGFTIEQGISGIPTAWFAKWGNGKPVIAIGSDLDCIPKASQKPGVAYHDPIVEGAPGHGEGHNSGTPLNIAAVLAVKEIMEREKMSGTLIVWPGVAEELVGTKAFYTRDGYFDDVDISIFTHVGNNFGVSYGQASGTGLISVEYSFEGEAAHAAGAPWRGKSALDAVELTSIGWQYQREHLDPLQRSHHVIKDGGDQPNVVPSKASIWFYYRNVTYPKIMEMYEKGNRIADGAAMMTGTTVTRRVLGSAWPRHFNKVIAETMYENIKKVGLPTWSDDDQTLAKALQKELGNPKQEGLPTALDTLKPPTRNFVSGGSDDIGDISWKLPTVTMRFPSNIPGLPGHHWANAVAMATPIAHKGVVAGAKAEAMTLVDFLLKPELVTQAWDYYRNVQMMDTEYKPMIADDEKPATHLNTEIQDEFRPQLKPFYYDESKYGTYLEQLGIKYPTVKSEQ; encoded by the coding sequence ATGAAAAGGATTCTTACTGTTTGTTTTATGCTGGCGTGTGCCCCCGCACTGTTGATGGGCCAGGCCAAAAAGTACAGTGCCAAACAAATTGAAGCGCTGAAAAAAGAAGCGGCCGCCAAGGTTGAGGCTAACGCCAAACTGGCCCAGGTAATGGTCGACAAGGTATTTAGCTTTTCGGAGCTCGGCTTTCAGGAAGTGGAAACATCGAAATACCTTACGGGTATTCTCGAAGAAAATGGCTTCACCATCGAACAAGGCATTTCAGGCATTCCTACAGCGTGGTTTGCCAAATGGGGCAACGGCAAGCCAGTCATCGCTATCGGCTCCGACCTTGACTGTATCCCAAAAGCATCGCAGAAGCCTGGCGTAGCCTACCACGACCCGATTGTGGAAGGTGCTCCCGGGCATGGTGAGGGGCACAACTCCGGCACACCGCTCAACATTGCCGCCGTGTTGGCAGTGAAGGAGATCATGGAGCGGGAAAAAATGTCAGGAACGCTGATCGTTTGGCCTGGCGTAGCGGAAGAGTTGGTAGGCACCAAAGCGTTCTACACCCGTGACGGCTATTTCGACGATGTGGACATTTCCATCTTTACACATGTGGGCAACAACTTTGGTGTTTCCTACGGGCAAGCCTCCGGTACCGGCCTGATTTCGGTGGAGTACTCTTTTGAGGGTGAGGCGGCTCATGCTGCTGGCGCCCCCTGGAGAGGTAAAAGTGCTTTGGATGCCGTAGAGCTTACTTCTATCGGCTGGCAGTACCAGCGGGAGCACCTTGATCCGCTGCAGCGCTCACACCACGTGATCAAAGATGGTGGTGATCAGCCCAATGTGGTGCCTTCCAAGGCTTCCATCTGGTTTTACTACCGCAACGTGACCTACCCAAAAATCATGGAGATGTATGAAAAGGGCAATCGCATTGCCGATGGTGCCGCCATGATGACAGGCACCACAGTCACCCGCAGAGTGCTGGGCAGCGCCTGGCCCCGCCACTTCAACAAAGTGATCGCAGAAACCATGTACGAAAACATCAAAAAGGTCGGTCTGCCTACCTGGAGTGATGACGACCAGACTTTGGCTAAGGCGCTGCAAAAGGAGCTCGGCAATCCCAAGCAAGAGGGGCTACCGACGGCACTTGACACGTTGAAACCACCGACACGCAATTTCGTGAGCGGTGGCTCTGATGATATTGGCGACATCAGCTGGAAGCTGCCAACAGTTACCATGCGGTTTCCTTCCAACATCCCAGGGCTGCCAGGTCACCACTGGGCCAATGCTGTAGCCATGGCCACACCTATTGCCCACAAAGGCGTGGTGGCAGGTGCCAAGGCTGAGGCCATGACGTTGGTGGATTTTCTACTGAAGCCAGAGCTGGTAACACAGGCCTGGGACTATTACCGCAATGTGCAGATGATGGACACTGAGTATAAGCCGATGATTGCTGACGATGAGAAGCCGGCAACTCATTTGAATACCGAAATTCAGGATGAATTCCGTCCACAGCTGAAGCCGTTTTACTATGACGAAAGCAAGTATGGCACTTACCTGGAGCAGTTGGGCATTAAGTACCCGACGGTGAAGAGTGAGCAATAA
- a CDS encoding porin family protein, producing MKARQLYIFLALVFAASAAMAQSTASENDGVAILGGVNLQNFNGKDFNGDKLENDLLAGFHAGLNIQIPIAPEFYFQPGLMFSTKGAKNTTGQVTSTYRLSYLELPLNLVYKSQVGNGYIMLGFGPYVGYAVSGKATYVSGSVEVNNDIEFTNEVNDGDALLTPYFKPLDFGGNILFGYEMAGGLFFQLNSQLGMVKINPDDNRIANDKTNVKNTGFGLSAGYRF from the coding sequence ATGAAAGCAAGACAATTATACATCTTCCTTGCCCTGGTCTTTGCTGCGTCAGCGGCCATGGCTCAAAGCACTGCATCAGAAAATGACGGTGTGGCCATTCTGGGTGGGGTTAATTTACAGAACTTTAATGGAAAAGATTTTAACGGAGACAAACTTGAGAATGACCTACTGGCTGGTTTTCATGCTGGCCTTAATATCCAAATACCCATTGCTCCTGAGTTTTACTTTCAGCCAGGGCTGATGTTCAGCACCAAGGGAGCCAAAAATACAACAGGACAAGTGACGAGTACTTACAGACTCTCGTATTTGGAACTGCCTTTGAATCTGGTGTACAAAAGCCAGGTGGGTAATGGCTATATTATGCTGGGCTTTGGGCCTTACGTGGGGTATGCTGTTAGTGGCAAGGCTACCTATGTGTCTGGTTCTGTAGAAGTCAACAATGACATTGAATTCACCAATGAAGTGAATGACGGCGATGCATTGCTAACCCCCTATTTTAAGCCACTCGATTTTGGGGGAAATATTCTGTTTGGCTATGAGATGGCTGGTGGTTTGTTTTTTCAGCTCAACTCGCAACTTGGTATGGTGAAAATCAACCCCGACGATAATAGAATCGCCAACGACAAAACCAACGTCAAAAACACAGGCTTTGGCCTTTCAGCCGGCTATAGATTTTAG
- a CDS encoding ArsR/SmtB family transcription factor encodes MEARRDVFQAIADPTRREIIGMVAHQSLNVNALAEKFDVSRQAVSLHVKILQECGLISIRQQGRERYCEAKLEGLAEASAWIEQYKQFWMSKFDSLDKYLTKIQSEKKTDK; translated from the coding sequence ATGGAGGCCAGACGAGACGTATTTCAGGCAATAGCAGACCCCACCCGCAGGGAAATTATTGGCATGGTGGCTCACCAGTCGCTCAATGTGAATGCCCTGGCGGAGAAATTTGATGTAAGTCGGCAGGCTGTGTCACTCCATGTAAAGATTTTGCAGGAGTGCGGACTCATCTCCATCCGTCAGCAAGGAAGGGAGCGCTACTGTGAGGCCAAACTGGAAGGCCTCGCCGAAGCCTCGGCTTGGATAGAGCAATACAAGCAGTTTTGGATGAGCAAATTCGACTCTCTGGATAAATACCTGACCAAAATTCAATCAGAAAAAAAGACCGACAAATGA
- a CDS encoding Type 1 glutamine amidotransferase-like domain-containing protein, with amino-acid sequence MKKLILLSLAILSATGISLAQDQYIFPFGGGSNKLFIKEIIKLTGKERPKICYLPTASGDSEQGIIRFYELVHDLSVEPSVQKVWISSYNQKQTFEEVLLNVDAIYVGGGNTLNMMAIWKAQGIDLVLKKALEKGIILAGGSAGSLCWFDNGTTDSRPIELSVVEGLGFLPYSHSPHYDAEEFRRPLYMKNIENGIFKAGYAMDNYSGIIFKNGKPFKVVATKPEANCYFVSMKDGKVVEEKLEKVILE; translated from the coding sequence ATGAAAAAATTAATCCTCCTCAGCCTCGCCATTCTATCTGCAACAGGCATCTCTCTTGCCCAAGACCAGTACATCTTCCCATTCGGCGGTGGTTCCAATAAGTTATTCATCAAAGAAATAATCAAACTCACCGGTAAGGAGCGCCCGAAGATCTGCTACCTGCCAACCGCCTCAGGCGACAGCGAACAAGGAATTATCCGCTTTTACGAGCTGGTGCATGACCTGTCAGTGGAGCCGTCGGTGCAAAAGGTGTGGATCAGCTCTTACAACCAGAAGCAGACTTTCGAAGAGGTGCTCTTAAATGTCGATGCTATTTATGTCGGCGGCGGTAATACCCTCAACATGATGGCCATCTGGAAGGCACAGGGTATTGACCTAGTACTCAAAAAAGCGCTTGAAAAGGGTATCATCCTGGCTGGCGGCAGTGCTGGCTCACTTTGCTGGTTCGATAATGGCACCACCGACTCCCGCCCCATCGAGTTGAGCGTAGTGGAAGGCCTTGGATTTTTACCCTACAGCCACAGCCCACACTACGATGCTGAGGAATTTCGCAGGCCGTTGTACATGAAAAACATCGAAAACGGCATTTTCAAAGCTGGCTACGCCATGGACAACTACTCAGGCATCATTTTCAAGAATGGCAAGCCCTTCAAGGTGGTGGCCACCAAGCCCGAAGCCAATTGCTACTTCGTGTCGATGAAGGATGGCAAAGTAGTAGAAGAGAAGCTGGAGAAGGTGATTTTGGAGTGA
- a CDS encoding mobile mystery protein B, which yields MGLDFEYINGQTPLDEEEREGLLIETIATRTELDEFEQQNIEDAIQWTLGRSFKPETILTESFIRGLHRRMYKNVWSWAGEFRRTDKNIGIDKWQIATALKALCDDAAFWIKNETYSPDETAIRFKHRLVSIHCFPNGNGRHSRLMADVIIDKIFKQPVFTWGAGDLAKLSDSRKEYLLALKEADKGRLDELLRFVRS from the coding sequence ATGGGATTAGATTTTGAATACATCAACGGTCAAACCCCGCTGGATGAGGAGGAGAGGGAGGGACTTTTGATAGAAACGATAGCAACAAGGACTGAATTGGATGAATTCGAGCAGCAAAACATTGAAGATGCCATTCAGTGGACTTTGGGCCGTTCTTTCAAGCCTGAAACAATTTTGACTGAGTCGTTTATACGAGGCCTGCACCGGCGGATGTATAAAAATGTATGGAGCTGGGCAGGTGAATTTAGAAGGACAGATAAAAATATTGGGATAGACAAATGGCAAATCGCCACTGCTCTAAAGGCACTTTGTGACGACGCGGCATTTTGGATTAAAAACGAAACCTATTCGCCGGATGAGACGGCCATACGGTTTAAACATCGGCTTGTCAGCATCCATTGTTTTCCAAATGGTAATGGTCGACACAGTCGATTAATGGCAGACGTAATTATTGACAAAATATTTAAGCAACCCGTATTTACCTGGGGAGCTGGCGATCTTGCCAAGCTAAGCGACAGCAGAAAAGAATATTTGCTAGCATTAAAAGAAGCAGACAAAGGTCGGCTGGATGAACTCTTAAGGTTTGTCCGGTCATAA
- a CDS encoding alpha/beta hydrolase, translated as MKFTLIGVIFCSSLLSCAANDERYLFFLHNKWLEDHEFNEGHPKYGRAEYQEIVSAFKKEGFTVITEKRQPNTDEKAYARRVKGQIDSLLQMGVESVEITVVGTSKGGFIAQYVSTYARNEQLNFVFIGSSFKGLVEQIPDIDLCGNILAINEKTDHGSVSLAGRIEKSTCHIAHFKNIELNTGKEHGFLFPLMNEWFEPAVKWAREDYQ; from the coding sequence ATGAAGTTCACTCTTATCGGGGTTATTTTTTGCTCTTCGCTGCTTTCGTGCGCTGCCAACGACGAGCGCTACCTGTTTTTTCTGCACAACAAGTGGTTAGAAGATCATGAGTTTAATGAAGGTCATCCCAAATACGGCAGGGCTGAGTACCAGGAGATCGTAAGCGCCTTCAAGAAAGAAGGTTTTACGGTGATCACTGAAAAGCGCCAGCCCAATACCGACGAGAAAGCTTACGCCCGCAGAGTGAAGGGGCAGATCGATAGTCTACTGCAAATGGGTGTTGAGTCAGTTGAAATCACGGTAGTTGGCACGTCTAAGGGCGGATTTATTGCACAGTATGTTTCTACCTACGCCAGAAACGAACAGCTGAATTTTGTTTTTATCGGCAGCTCCTTTAAAGGGCTGGTGGAGCAAATTCCTGACATTGACCTGTGTGGTAATATCCTGGCGATCAACGAAAAAACTGACCATGGCTCTGTGTCTCTTGCTGGCAGAATAGAAAAGTCCACCTGCCATATAGCGCATTTCAAAAACATCGAGCTCAACACCGGCAAAGAGCACGGCTTCCTCTTTCCACTGATGAATGAGTGGTTTGAGCCTGCTGTGAAGTGGGCCAGAGAAGATTACCAGTAA
- a CDS encoding alpha/beta fold hydrolase — translation MKNLSQPIILSLGVAVALLASCSTKNNEPMESAKSTEKPAYFKSGYSDVNGLKMYYEIHGEGEPLVLIHGGGSTIQTTFGNIIPELAKNQKLIAVELQAHGHTSDRDAPETFEQDADDVVTLLQNLGIAKASFFGFSNGGNTTMQIGIRHPEIVKKLIIASAFFKREGMFPGFFDGMEHASLDNMPADLKEAFWAINPDSTKLLAMFNHDKNRMLGFQDWDVALLQSIQAPSLIINGDQDVVQNSHASLMAALIPNARLMILPGNHGSYMGQVEGSYQGSKTTELTLSVIDEFLKSE, via the coding sequence ATGAAGAATTTGTCTCAACCAATAATACTGAGCCTTGGTGTGGCAGTTGCCCTGCTGGCTTCATGCAGTACAAAAAATAATGAGCCGATGGAATCAGCAAAATCAACTGAAAAGCCTGCTTACTTCAAAAGCGGTTATTCGGACGTCAACGGCCTGAAAATGTACTACGAGATTCACGGTGAAGGAGAGCCGCTCGTACTTATCCACGGAGGCGGTTCAACTATACAAACCACGTTTGGCAATATTATCCCCGAACTGGCGAAAAACCAAAAGCTCATTGCCGTTGAGCTACAGGCCCACGGCCACACCAGCGACCGGGATGCCCCGGAAACATTTGAGCAGGATGCGGACGACGTGGTTACACTTCTGCAAAATCTGGGCATTGCCAAAGCTTCCTTTTTCGGCTTCAGCAATGGAGGAAATACCACGATGCAAATTGGCATCCGCCACCCTGAAATAGTAAAAAAACTGATCATCGCTTCAGCTTTTTTCAAAAGAGAAGGCATGTTTCCAGGGTTTTTTGATGGCATGGAGCATGCCAGCCTCGATAATATGCCGGCCGACCTGAAAGAAGCATTTTGGGCAATCAATCCTGACTCTACTAAACTCCTTGCCATGTTCAATCATGATAAAAATCGGATGCTCGGGTTTCAGGATTGGGATGTGGCTTTGCTGCAATCTATTCAGGCACCATCGCTCATTATCAATGGCGATCAGGATGTGGTGCAGAACAGTCATGCCTCCCTTATGGCAGCGCTGATTCCCAATGCCAGGTTAATGATACTACCCGGCAATCATGGCTCGTATATGGGGCAGGTGGAAGGATCTTATCAGGGAAGCAAAACGACCGAGTTGACGTTGTCAGTGATAGATGAGTTTTTGAAGAGTGAGTAG